A stretch of Gemmatimonas aurantiaca T-27 DNA encodes these proteins:
- the purB gene encoding adenylosuccinate lyase translates to MSSVTAPDRSPHATYQSPLADRYASKAMLTLWGGQTRYGLWRRLWLALAESQQALGIDIPDAAIAEMRDHLDDIDFTAVAAYEKSFRHDVMAHVHAFGDVAPAARKFIHLGATSCYVTDNTELVLMRRGLSLLREKLLDVLEALGGFAREWKDVPALGYTHLQPAQLTTVGKRATLWMQDILLDLEDLEYRIASLPFRGVKGTTGTQASFLTLFDGDHAKVRELDRMVCERMGFKTSIPVSGQTYSRKVDAQVLGVVAGIASTASKFSGDIRMLQAFGELEEPFEKNQIGSSAMAYKRNPMRSERIAALARFVLSLEPNANQTHAVQYFERTLDDSANRRLAIPESFLATDAILVLMQNVTRGLEVHPARIRRRVDDELPFMATEELIVRFVRAGGDRQEAHEIIRGHSIAAARAVKDGAPHNDMLERLAADPSFGVSLEDLKSAAEPSRFVGRAPQQVVEFLDEHVAPWLARERTAVELEEVRV, encoded by the coding sequence TTGAGTTCCGTGACCGCTCCAGACCGTTCTCCGCACGCTACGTACCAGTCGCCGCTCGCTGATCGCTACGCCTCGAAGGCGATGCTCACGCTTTGGGGTGGACAGACCCGTTACGGACTCTGGCGCCGCCTCTGGCTCGCCCTGGCCGAATCGCAGCAGGCTCTGGGCATCGACATTCCCGATGCCGCCATCGCGGAGATGCGTGATCATCTCGACGATATCGATTTCACGGCCGTCGCGGCGTACGAAAAGTCGTTCCGCCACGATGTGATGGCGCATGTGCACGCGTTCGGTGATGTCGCGCCGGCGGCCCGCAAGTTCATCCATCTGGGTGCCACGAGCTGTTACGTCACGGACAACACGGAACTCGTGCTGATGCGCCGTGGCCTCTCGCTGCTGCGCGAGAAGTTGCTGGATGTGCTGGAAGCGCTGGGTGGGTTTGCCCGCGAGTGGAAGGACGTGCCGGCGCTGGGCTACACGCACCTCCAGCCCGCGCAGCTCACCACGGTGGGCAAGCGCGCCACGTTGTGGATGCAGGATATCCTGCTCGACTTGGAAGACCTCGAGTATCGCATTGCCTCGCTGCCTTTCCGTGGCGTGAAGGGCACCACGGGCACGCAGGCCAGTTTCCTCACACTGTTCGACGGCGATCACGCGAAGGTGCGCGAACTCGATCGCATGGTGTGCGAGCGCATGGGGTTCAAGACCTCCATCCCGGTCAGCGGCCAGACGTATTCCCGCAAGGTGGATGCGCAGGTGCTGGGTGTCGTGGCCGGCATCGCCTCCACGGCGTCGAAGTTCTCGGGCGATATCCGCATGTTGCAGGCGTTCGGTGAACTCGAGGAACCGTTCGAGAAGAACCAGATCGGTTCGTCGGCCATGGCGTACAAGCGCAACCCGATGCGCTCGGAGCGCATTGCGGCACTCGCCCGCTTTGTGCTGTCGCTCGAGCCGAATGCCAACCAGACGCACGCCGTGCAGTACTTCGAGCGTACGCTCGATGATTCGGCCAATCGTCGCCTCGCCATTCCCGAGTCGTTTCTGGCTACCGATGCCATTCTCGTGCTCATGCAGAACGTGACGCGTGGCCTGGAAGTGCATCCGGCTCGCATTCGTCGTCGGGTGGATGACGAATTGCCGTTCATGGCCACCGAAGAACTCATCGTGCGTTTTGTGCGCGCCGGTGGTGATCGTCAGGAAGCCCACGAGATCATTCGTGGGCACAGCATCGCGGCCGCACGCGCCGTGAAGGACGGTGCACCCCACAACGACATGCTCGAGCGGTTGGCGGCCGATCCGTCGTTTGGTGTGTCGCTGGAAGATCTCAAATCTGCGGCCGAGCCGTCCCGGTTTGTGGGACGTGCGCCGCAGCAGGTGGTGGAGTTCCTCGATGAGCACGTTGCGCCGTGGCTGGCCCGCGAGCGTACGGCCGTGGAACTCGAAGAGGTGCGTGTATGA